A genomic stretch from Chitinophaga agri includes:
- a CDS encoding glycoside hydrolase family 76 protein: protein MRRIFLLFAITAAMATTFTSCLKEPVDDGPGPGAGKTTYKYNWPAIADSSASSLISSFYNQSGKYFNKNNAGDQTFNYWPNAHALDVLVDIYLRTGNENTKARMDELLDGMKVKNGNTYLNHFYDDMEWMTLACLRAYEATSDTRYKTTAELLWNDIKGGWDETWGGGIYWTKDRQNKNTPANAPAGIIAARMYQLNRNGEDLAWAKKIYDWQKANLVDPVTGLVWDGLDATGTNKAWKFTYNQGVFIGAGVELYKITGEQVYLSDALRTANNSLTGDFSSGNIMKDEGGGDGGLFKGILVRYMMLLITDGSISSTDASKFINFLQLNAQTMWLQGTARPQVLFNTSWTKTATTTDLTTQLSGAMLIEAAARLKALELID from the coding sequence ATGCGTCGAATCTTTCTGCTATTTGCAATAACAGCGGCTATGGCCACCACCTTCACCTCATGCCTGAAAGAGCCTGTGGATGATGGCCCCGGACCTGGAGCCGGTAAAACGACCTATAAATACAACTGGCCGGCAATTGCTGACTCTTCTGCCTCATCACTGATCAGCAGTTTCTACAATCAGAGCGGCAAGTATTTCAATAAGAACAATGCCGGTGATCAGACTTTCAACTATTGGCCCAATGCGCATGCACTGGATGTACTGGTAGATATTTATCTCCGTACTGGTAATGAAAATACCAAAGCCCGTATGGATGAATTACTGGATGGTATGAAAGTGAAGAATGGTAATACCTACCTTAACCATTTCTATGATGACATGGAATGGATGACACTGGCCTGCCTTCGTGCCTATGAAGCTACCAGCGATACCCGTTATAAGACCACAGCTGAATTGCTATGGAATGATATCAAAGGTGGATGGGATGAAACATGGGGTGGAGGTATCTACTGGACTAAAGACCGTCAGAATAAGAATACACCTGCCAATGCGCCTGCAGGCATCATTGCAGCCCGTATGTATCAGCTGAACAGGAACGGTGAAGATCTGGCCTGGGCAAAGAAGATCTATGACTGGCAGAAAGCCAACCTCGTCGATCCGGTAACAGGCCTGGTATGGGATGGTCTGGATGCTACCGGAACCAATAAGGCATGGAAGTTCACCTACAACCAGGGTGTATTCATTGGCGCTGGCGTGGAACTTTATAAGATCACCGGTGAGCAGGTATATCTCAGTGACGCACTTAGAACAGCCAACAACTCCCTGACTGGCGATTTCAGCAGTGGTAACATCATGAAAGATGAAGGCGGCGGAGATGGTGGATTATTCAAGGGTATCCTTGTTCGCTATATGATGTTACTGATTACCGATGGTAGCATCAGCAGCACTGACGCTTCTAAATTCATCAACTTCCTGCAGCTGAATGCACAAACAATGTGGTTGCAGGGTACTGCCCGTCCGCAGGTATTGTTTAACACCAGCTGGACAAAGACAGCTACGACCACAGACCTGACCACACAACTGAGCGGCGCCATGCTGATCGAAGCTGCGGCAAGGCTGAAAGCGCTGGAACTGATAGACTAA
- a CDS encoding GIY-YIG nuclease family protein, giving the protein MYTVYVLFSRQFEKVYTGHTSDLVKRFHFHNKHGRQKGTLPYRPWEVVYTECFDDKQQALRREWLLKSGKGRAWIWGRIKEEYYRDGYISGELPA; this is encoded by the coding sequence ATGTATACCGTCTACGTCCTATTTTCCCGTCAGTTCGAGAAAGTTTATACTGGCCATACCTCCGATCTGGTTAAGCGTTTTCACTTTCATAATAAACATGGCCGTCAGAAAGGAACATTACCATACCGTCCCTGGGAGGTAGTGTATACTGAGTGTTTTGACGATAAGCAACAGGCGCTGAGGCGTGAATGGCTGCTCAAGTCAGGAAAAGGCCGCGCCTGGATATGGGGGCGGATAAAGGAAGAGTATTACCGGGATGGGTATATTAGCGGGGAGCTGCCCGCATAA
- a CDS encoding AAA family ATPase, giving the protein MIIQFSASNFKTFKEKATIGLVASNCDKDTRGSESVIPLPAFGIRILKGAVIDGANAKGKSTFVNALNFMKTFVMRSSTDSQKGDEKTQLHEGTASGRPHNEKYH; this is encoded by the coding sequence ATGATAATCCAGTTTTCGGCGTCTAATTTTAAGACTTTTAAGGAGAAGGCTACTATCGGTCTTGTCGCTTCCAATTGCGATAAGGATACCCGCGGGTCTGAAAGTGTAATCCCGCTTCCAGCATTCGGCATAAGAATTTTAAAGGGAGCGGTTATCGATGGTGCGAATGCAAAAGGTAAAAGCACATTTGTCAATGCCCTCAACTTTATGAAGACATTTGTCATGCGTTCTTCAACGGATAGCCAGAAAGGAGACGAAAAAACACAACTACATGAAGGCACTGCATCAGGCAGACCACACAATGAGAAATACCATTAG
- a CDS encoding phosphatidate cytidylyltransferase codes for MRNLQLGLLAFAVMLLSSCEVVGGIFKAGVWVGVLAVAFVVGIILWLIGRGRR; via the coding sequence ATGAGAAACTTACAACTGGGCCTGCTGGCCTTTGCCGTTATGTTACTGAGCAGCTGTGAAGTGGTGGGAGGAATATTTAAAGCGGGTGTATGGGTAGGAGTGCTGGCGGTTGCGTTTGTGGTGGGGATTATTTTGTGGCTGATAGGGAGAGGTAGGAGATAG
- a CDS encoding DUF3570 domain-containing protein yields the protein MKRLFIAAGLLTAWFTASAQQGTDSSAYKKQQVSQTDIQVLFSFYTQDGNHSAVTGGTGTENLQVFATDVSITHQRDARNTFTVGAGIDMITSASTDNIDFVRSSASREDNRFHLNGGYSRQLNKPDIRVRINSGISLESDYLSVPLGVSAEHDNADHTRQWSVGLQCYFDDLRWGRFDPDYYHPETLVYPSELRDTAWFDIYRRQSYNVNMALYQVVNQRIQFAVFPEVVYQKGLLSTPFHRVYFTTQKSPRVENLPRERWKFPIGLQLNLFAGRNMIIRSYYRFYHDNFGITGHTFQLEVPVKADPQLTIAPLFRFYTQTGAKYFKPYKEHSLQELYYTSDYDLSRFNSYKAGITARYALFQPMFRHYSFREIGMRYAYYKRSDRLSAHTISLFLDFKHSKA from the coding sequence ATGAAAAGATTATTTATTGCGGCGGGATTACTGACAGCATGGTTTACAGCGTCCGCGCAACAAGGCACCGACAGCTCGGCATATAAGAAACAACAGGTATCACAGACGGACATACAGGTATTATTCTCCTTTTATACACAGGATGGCAATCACTCGGCTGTCACTGGTGGTACTGGTACGGAAAACCTGCAGGTATTTGCTACCGACGTCTCTATCACCCATCAGCGTGACGCCCGGAACACCTTTACCGTGGGTGCCGGAATAGACATGATCACATCGGCTTCTACTGATAATATTGACTTCGTACGCTCTTCCGCATCCCGTGAGGACAACCGTTTTCATCTTAATGGAGGGTATAGTCGTCAGCTGAACAAACCGGATATCCGTGTACGCATTAACAGTGGTATCTCACTGGAATCAGACTATCTATCTGTACCATTGGGTGTTTCCGCGGAGCATGACAATGCTGATCATACCCGGCAATGGTCTGTTGGTCTGCAATGTTACTTTGATGACCTGCGATGGGGCCGTTTTGACCCGGACTATTACCATCCGGAAACACTGGTCTACCCTTCTGAACTGCGGGATACTGCCTGGTTCGACATCTACCGGCGACAATCCTACAATGTGAATATGGCACTGTACCAGGTTGTTAACCAACGCATACAGTTTGCTGTATTCCCGGAAGTCGTCTATCAGAAGGGGCTACTCTCTACGCCATTTCACCGGGTCTACTTTACAACGCAAAAGTCCCCAAGAGTGGAAAACCTGCCCCGCGAGCGGTGGAAGTTCCCCATTGGGCTGCAATTAAACCTATTTGCAGGCAGGAATATGATTATCCGTTCCTACTATCGTTTCTACCACGACAATTTCGGTATTACAGGACACACCTTCCAGCTGGAAGTGCCGGTCAAAGCGGATCCACAACTGACGATCGCACCGCTCTTCCGCTTTTATACACAAACAGGCGCGAAGTACTTTAAGCCTTACAAGGAGCATAGTCTGCAGGAACTATACTACACCTCGGACTATGACCTCAGCCGCTTCAACAGTTACAAAGCCGGTATCACTGCGCGATATGCGTTGTTCCAGCCGATGTTCCGGCATTATTCCTTCCGGGAAATAGGTATGCGGTACGCTTATTACAAGCGTTCGGACAGGTTGTCGGCGCATACGATCTCATTGTTCCTGGACTTTAAGCATAGTAAGGCTTAG
- a CDS encoding DUF4266 domain-containing protein, which translates to MRKRNSGSLFLFGAAGILTVLLLQSCVAVKPYQRVYLNDEAMQLGKTQIDKFDENVHTYREGSSGGGSGKSSGGCGCN; encoded by the coding sequence ATGCGAAAGCGTAATAGCGGGAGCCTCTTCTTATTCGGTGCGGCTGGTATACTGACTGTACTGCTGCTGCAATCATGTGTAGCGGTAAAGCCTTATCAGCGTGTGTACCTGAATGATGAAGCAATGCAACTGGGCAAAACACAGATAGACAAATTTGATGAAAACGTACATACCTACCGTGAAGGAAGCAGTGGAGGTGGTAGTGGGAAAAGCAGCGGTGGATGTGGTTGTAACTGA
- a CDS encoding FAD:protein FMN transferase — MLSSKLHTRLMGSDFELIATGADEVITAGRLEQGVAEIKRIESLLTVFNETSVIAQLNAQAGGPPVTVPAEVYQLLLRCNKISMITQGAFDITAGVLKKLFNFKYDHFTWPEKAAIDQAMLATSFEHIALLDNHQVQLKRAGMRIDFGAIGKGYAADRVKALWLAAGATSGVINASGDLTAWGHQPDGSPWKIGIADPDAPTQIRFWLPVNNASVATSGNYEQYVERNGVRYSHNIDPRKGWPVPFIKSVTVVSPGAELSDALATAITVMGPAVGIHLVNQLPDVHCIIIDGKNKVLQSDNIQIHAKA, encoded by the coding sequence ATGCTAAGCAGTAAGCTACATACGCGGCTGATGGGTTCAGACTTTGAACTGATTGCCACCGGCGCAGATGAAGTTATTACTGCCGGAAGACTGGAACAGGGAGTGGCTGAGATCAAACGGATCGAGTCTTTACTAACGGTATTTAACGAGACATCCGTTATTGCGCAACTCAATGCGCAGGCAGGAGGACCTCCTGTTACCGTACCCGCGGAAGTTTACCAGCTACTACTTCGTTGTAATAAGATCAGTATGATCACACAGGGGGCTTTTGATATTACAGCAGGCGTGCTGAAAAAGCTGTTCAATTTCAAATACGATCATTTTACATGGCCGGAAAAAGCAGCCATTGACCAGGCAATGCTCGCGACCAGTTTTGAACATATTGCATTACTGGACAATCACCAGGTGCAGCTGAAACGAGCAGGTATGCGGATTGACTTTGGCGCTATTGGTAAAGGGTATGCGGCTGACAGGGTAAAAGCCCTTTGGCTGGCAGCCGGTGCTACCAGTGGCGTGATCAATGCCAGTGGTGACCTCACGGCCTGGGGGCATCAACCGGATGGAAGTCCGTGGAAAATAGGTATTGCTGATCCGGATGCACCAACACAAATACGCTTCTGGTTACCGGTGAATAATGCATCAGTTGCTACTTCCGGCAATTACGAACAGTATGTAGAACGAAATGGGGTCAGGTATTCTCATAACATAGACCCGAGGAAGGGATGGCCGGTGCCTTTCATCAAAAGCGTAACAGTTGTTAGTCCCGGTGCGGAGTTATCTGATGCACTAGCCACCGCGATCACAGTTATGGGTCCGGCGGTGGGCATCCATCTGGTCAATCAGTTACCAGATGTACATTGTATCATTATAGACGGCAAGAATAAAGTTTTACAATCGGATAATATTCAAATACATGCGAAAGCGTAA
- a CDS encoding thioredoxin family protein: MRCILFLFLIVAFSGSVSAQVQQSPDKAFALALASGKKVLLVFSGSDWCIPCIRFNKQILSDSTFLRYAGDKLVLLEADFPQRKKIAAPLRLQYDSLAAAFNPQGTFPQIVLLSPQKKLLAYVPCKAETPDGFITTLKQLLQ, encoded by the coding sequence ATGCGTTGTATCTTATTCCTGTTTCTGATTGTAGCCTTTAGCGGATCTGTGAGCGCACAGGTTCAGCAATCTCCTGATAAAGCCTTTGCGTTGGCACTGGCATCGGGAAAAAAGGTACTGCTGGTATTTTCAGGTTCCGATTGGTGCATCCCCTGCATCCGTTTTAATAAACAGATCCTTTCAGACAGTACGTTCCTGCGGTATGCAGGAGATAAGCTGGTATTACTGGAGGCTGATTTCCCACAGAGAAAAAAGATCGCGGCGCCGCTTCGTTTACAATATGATTCACTGGCTGCGGCGTTTAATCCACAAGGCACTTTTCCACAGATAGTGCTGTTAAGTCCGCAAAAAAAACTGCTTGCCTACGTCCCCTGTAAAGCGGAAACACCGGACGGTTTCATCACCACACTTAAACAGCTGCTCCAGTAA
- a CDS encoding mechanosensitive ion channel family protein, with translation MRHISLLLLSFLCCTHLFAQHQTAPPKPIDSATLSKIISQQVKDTSGKSTIRLSDTSVAIIITRLETYTLMLNQVMSTLRRGLDTVEISESIPLIDSAMRVVKQDMTAIGSTNNVHDLYTNRVLLVQLERKLDSWQDVLFKFHDRLVNVTDTLQLLRKDTSMRNIPAEDELRDIYVGQMAALIQKWRQVDSANKVNLLHLGLLQNKVAKRYIDVTNLLEDMDYQLTRFSQRMFNKDFSYLWEPPLPGKKGPSFIEVFDRSMRKNIRILRVFFAVDGPIYLLFLMGAGLFLWWVKFNAKKIKRKHEEREAETILQHARYLYRYPVASAILLAATVSFLISIQYPIFYSGICWIITAVTTTIIIRNNIPPNLLKRWLLLVLLLLLYCVNNLLIQVTFFEQWGIFIGGILSIILGLYLLRTLRETTLPLPKYSRSAIWIFIILSGLSVLLVAMARVAAAKIMGAASVVSITMALGIVLMVEILMEAIYIQVEAKKDSSTFISMIDYQNIKSRLKTIFYIAASIGWLALLARNLYMYDGLYEIISNMLVAERKIGNFTFTFSSVIIFLLIIWLSSVVTQIISYLLGYTGQSSQPQKKLGSAMLLIRLAILGAGTLLAFAASGIPMDKLAIVIGALGVGIGFGLQNIVNNLVSGVILAFEKPIEVGDVIELGTRSGVVKEIGIRSSKISAGDGSEVIVPNGDLIAQQLVNWTLTSRTRRVDIIVSVTYGTDLKKALTLIKDYLINLEDILKSPEPVVLLQNFRDTGIDIQVMFWISDLGKAGVMKSEVLTDIYVKLQEAGISIAHPRPQQLQINMEPGDWKQPTAPTPAAPADPIAAVTPTPAAPDAPREGQSTAPPAE, from the coding sequence ATGCGCCATATCTCACTCCTTCTCCTCTCCTTCCTCTGCTGCACACATCTTTTTGCACAGCACCAGACGGCTCCACCCAAGCCAATTGACAGCGCAACACTCAGCAAGATCATATCCCAACAGGTCAAAGACACTTCCGGCAAATCAACCATCAGACTCTCTGACACCTCTGTTGCGATCATCATCACCAGGCTGGAAACTTATACACTCATGCTGAATCAGGTGATGAGTACACTACGCCGCGGACTCGACACCGTAGAGATCAGTGAAAGTATTCCGCTGATCGATTCTGCTATGAGAGTCGTAAAACAAGACATGACCGCCATCGGCAGCACCAATAACGTACACGACCTTTATACCAACCGCGTACTGCTTGTACAGCTGGAAAGAAAGCTGGACAGCTGGCAGGACGTGTTATTCAAATTCCATGACAGGCTGGTAAATGTGACTGATACCCTTCAGTTACTCAGAAAAGATACTTCCATGCGTAACATTCCGGCAGAAGACGAGCTGCGGGATATCTATGTCGGACAAATGGCGGCTCTTATTCAGAAATGGCGGCAGGTAGACAGTGCCAATAAGGTTAATCTGCTACACCTCGGATTATTACAGAACAAAGTAGCCAAACGATATATAGATGTGACCAATCTGCTGGAAGATATGGACTACCAGCTGACCCGTTTCAGTCAGCGGATGTTCAATAAAGACTTTAGTTACCTCTGGGAACCGCCGCTACCCGGTAAAAAGGGTCCCAGTTTTATTGAGGTATTTGACCGTTCCATGCGTAAGAACATCCGGATACTCAGGGTCTTTTTTGCGGTGGATGGACCGATATATCTCCTGTTTTTAATGGGCGCAGGACTCTTTCTATGGTGGGTGAAGTTCAATGCCAAAAAGATCAAACGGAAACATGAAGAAAGGGAGGCCGAAACGATCTTACAACACGCCCGTTACCTGTATCGTTACCCTGTCGCCAGTGCTATACTACTGGCGGCTACGGTCTCGTTCCTGATCTCCATTCAATATCCTATATTCTATTCAGGTATCTGCTGGATCATTACAGCTGTGACCACGACCATCATCATACGGAACAATATACCTCCTAACCTGTTAAAAAGATGGCTGTTACTTGTTCTGCTGTTATTGTTATACTGCGTAAATAACCTATTGATACAGGTGACGTTCTTTGAACAATGGGGTATCTTTATAGGCGGTATTTTATCCATCATACTGGGATTGTATTTACTACGCACCCTTCGGGAAACCACACTCCCGCTGCCCAAATATTCCCGTTCGGCTATCTGGATATTCATCATCCTGAGCGGTCTTTCCGTGTTACTGGTAGCAATGGCGCGTGTCGCTGCAGCGAAGATCATGGGTGCAGCCAGTGTGGTCAGTATTACAATGGCACTGGGCATTGTTCTGATGGTGGAAATACTGATGGAAGCTATCTACATACAGGTAGAAGCCAAGAAGGACTCCAGCACGTTCATTTCCATGATCGACTATCAGAACATCAAGTCACGTTTGAAAACGATCTTCTATATCGCTGCATCCATAGGCTGGCTGGCATTGCTGGCGCGCAATCTCTATATGTATGACGGACTATACGAGATCATCAGTAATATGCTGGTAGCGGAAAGAAAGATCGGCAACTTTACTTTTACCTTCAGCAGTGTAATTATATTTCTACTGATAATCTGGCTGTCCAGTGTCGTTACACAGATCATTTCCTACCTGCTGGGCTATACCGGACAGTCATCACAACCACAGAAAAAACTGGGTTCAGCCATGCTGTTGATACGCCTCGCGATCCTGGGTGCAGGCACCCTGCTGGCATTTGCGGCATCGGGTATACCTATGGACAAGCTGGCGATTGTAATAGGCGCGTTAGGTGTGGGTATTGGTTTCGGCTTACAGAATATTGTGAACAACCTCGTGTCAGGTGTCATCCTTGCTTTTGAAAAGCCCATTGAAGTAGGCGACGTCATAGAACTGGGTACCAGGTCGGGCGTGGTGAAAGAAATCGGCATTCGCTCTAGTAAGATCTCCGCAGGCGATGGTTCAGAAGTGATCGTTCCTAACGGAGACCTGATAGCGCAGCAACTGGTCAACTGGACATTAACCAGCAGGACACGCCGTGTAGACATTATCGTAAGTGTAACCTACGGTACCGACCTGAAGAAAGCACTGACCCTTATTAAGGACTACCTGATCAACCTGGAAGATATTCTTAAGTCACCGGAACCAGTAGTACTCTTACAGAATTTCCGGGATACCGGGATTGATATACAGGTGATGTTCTGGATCAGTGACCTGGGTAAGGCAGGGGTCATGAAGAGTGAGGTGCTAACTGATATTTATGTTAAATTACAGGAAGCAGGTATCAGTATTGCCCATCCGAGACCGCAACAATTGCAGATCAATATGGAACCGGGAGACTGGAAACAACCCACTGCGCCCACACCAGCAGCACCTGCTGACCCGATAGCCGCGGTAACGCCTACACCGGCAGCACCTGACGCACCGCGTGAAGGGCAGTCAACTGCTCCGCCGGCGGAATAA
- a CDS encoding nitroreductase family protein, which translates to MGNGNLTSIIKQRRNIKPASMNGKRIPDEQVRELLELADWAPTHGYTEPWYFVVFSGEGVKTFCQAHADIYKANTPAEKFAPGTYEKLQQQGDLASHVIAICMKRGNKPAIPEVEEIVSVACATQNLWLGATEKGFAGYWGSGGMTFHPAMKEYLSLGEADKVLGFFYLGYTDEQIPEGRRLKPAEEKFKWM; encoded by the coding sequence ATGGGAAACGGAAATCTGACTAGTATTATTAAACAGCGCCGCAACATTAAACCGGCGAGCATGAACGGGAAGAGAATTCCTGATGAACAGGTACGTGAATTACTGGAACTGGCTGACTGGGCTCCCACCCACGGCTACACTGAACCATGGTATTTCGTTGTATTCAGCGGAGAAGGTGTAAAGACCTTCTGTCAGGCACACGCAGACATTTATAAGGCGAATACCCCTGCGGAGAAATTCGCACCAGGCACCTACGAAAAACTGCAACAGCAGGGAGACCTGGCGTCACATGTGATCGCTATCTGTATGAAGAGAGGCAACAAACCGGCCATTCCTGAAGTGGAAGAAATTGTGTCTGTAGCCTGCGCTACGCAGAACCTCTGGCTGGGTGCCACTGAAAAAGGTTTCGCTGGTTACTGGGGTTCAGGTGGAATGACCTTCCATCCTGCGATGAAGGAATATCTGTCCTTGGGTGAAGCTGATAAAGTTCTCGGCTTCTTTTATCTCGGTTATACCGATGAACAGATCCCTGAAGGAAGAAGGCTGAAACCAGCTGAAGAAAAATTCAAATGGATGTAG
- a CDS encoding thioesterase family protein, with the protein MARVKIDMPEKLGFTTQIPVRITDINYGGHVGNDSLLSIIHQARVNYLEFLGFEERGPETGLIMADAALVYKGEGFKGDIFDIAIGAADISPFGFDIYYRITTVRDSKTIIIAEAKSGMIFFDYINRKVARLPEDWKEKLSA; encoded by the coding sequence ATGGCAAGAGTTAAAATAGACATGCCGGAAAAGCTGGGCTTCACCACGCAGATACCGGTAAGGATAACAGACATCAATTACGGCGGACATGTCGGCAACGACTCACTCCTATCCATCATTCATCAGGCAAGGGTTAACTACCTGGAGTTCCTGGGGTTTGAAGAACGTGGTCCAGAAACAGGACTTATCATGGCCGACGCTGCGCTCGTCTATAAGGGCGAAGGTTTTAAAGGCGACATCTTCGACATCGCTATTGGTGCGGCCGACATCTCGCCGTTCGGTTTCGACATCTATTACCGGATCACCACCGTACGTGACAGTAAGACGATCATCATTGCAGAAGCAAAATCAGGTATGATCTTCTTTGACTACATCAATCGTAAAGTGGCCAGACTTCCGGAAGACTGGAAAGAAAAATTATCTGCATAA
- the rdgB gene encoding RdgB/HAM1 family non-canonical purine NTP pyrophosphatase, with protein MTLVFATNNENKVKEIRSMLGDSFSIITLKEAGIDIDIPEPHDTLEDNAREKSSVIYEMTGKDCFSEDTGLEIDALDGAPGVLSARYAGEQKLSEDNIAKVLQEMEGKTNRKAHFRTVISLIMGGKEFQFTGVCPGTILTSTRGGKGFGYDPIFMPDGSHLAFAEMSMADKNKFSHRSKALQQLITFLKEEGKQSLSL; from the coding sequence ATGACACTTGTATTTGCTACCAATAACGAAAACAAGGTAAAGGAAATCCGCTCTATGCTGGGTGATAGTTTTTCTATCATTACACTTAAAGAAGCCGGTATCGATATAGATATTCCCGAACCACACGATACACTGGAAGATAACGCCAGGGAGAAATCATCTGTCATTTATGAAATGACCGGCAAAGACTGCTTCTCCGAAGATACTGGTCTTGAAATAGACGCACTCGACGGTGCTCCTGGCGTACTGTCTGCCCGCTATGCCGGCGAACAGAAACTTTCCGAAGATAACATCGCCAAAGTGCTGCAGGAAATGGAAGGCAAAACAAACCGTAAAGCCCATTTCCGGACTGTCATCTCCCTTATTATGGGCGGAAAGGAATTTCAGTTCACCGGCGTATGCCCAGGTACCATCCTCACCTCCACCCGTGGTGGTAAAGGATTCGGGTATGATCCCATCTTTATGCCTGATGGCTCACATCTCGCATTCGCAGAAATGAGTATGGCAGATAAAAACAAATTCAGTCATCGCAGCAAAGCCCTCCAACAGCTGATCACCTTCCTGAAGGAAGAAGGTAAACAAAGCCTTAGTCTCTAA
- a CDS encoding branched-chain amino acid aminotransferase: MMVDNPTTNAVLEEAVRKIKVTRTAQSRINEIDFNNLVFGKKYADHMLVADFDGKEWSNAEILPFQHISVSPSNAAWHYGQAIFEGIKAYKDQDGNPMIFRPYDNYARFNTSAERMGMPDVPEWLFIGGMEMLIDLDRNWVPANEGCSLYLRPFMIAADEFIGVRPSDTYKFVIINSPSGPYFNKPIKLLVQDKYIRAFPGGVGYAKAAGNYGGAMYPTMQARKQGFDQILWVDGAEHKYLQECGTMNVFAIIGNKAITPDLTQGTILAGVTRASVMDVLTDMGLTVEERPVSIDEVVAAWKDGSLREIFGTGTASSVAYVEELQYKEHQIRLDTTRYAVGAELLERLDAIRTGKAADVRNWNYKVSKHL, translated from the coding sequence ATGATGGTAGACAATCCAACGACAAACGCTGTACTAGAAGAGGCAGTTAGGAAAATTAAGGTGACCCGGACGGCTCAGAGCCGGATCAATGAGATTGACTTTAACAACCTGGTATTTGGTAAAAAGTATGCCGACCACATGCTGGTGGCAGATTTTGATGGCAAAGAATGGTCAAATGCAGAGATCTTACCGTTTCAGCATATTTCTGTGAGCCCTTCCAATGCCGCCTGGCACTATGGTCAGGCCATCTTCGAAGGAATCAAGGCGTACAAGGATCAGGATGGTAATCCTATGATCTTCCGTCCGTATGACAACTATGCCCGCTTTAACACGTCCGCGGAAAGAATGGGCATGCCCGATGTTCCGGAATGGTTATTCATTGGTGGTATGGAGATGCTGATCGACCTGGACCGTAACTGGGTTCCTGCGAATGAAGGTTGCTCACTGTACCTGCGTCCATTTATGATCGCAGCAGATGAGTTTATTGGTGTAAGACCTTCTGACACCTATAAGTTCGTGATCATTAATTCTCCTTCCGGTCCATATTTTAATAAGCCTATTAAACTGCTGGTACAGGATAAATATATACGTGCTTTTCCTGGTGGTGTAGGGTATGCGAAGGCTGCCGGTAACTACGGTGGTGCTATGTATCCGACTATGCAGGCCCGTAAACAGGGTTTTGACCAGATCCTCTGGGTAGACGGTGCGGAGCATAAATACCTGCAGGAATGCGGTACGATGAACGTATTTGCTATTATTGGTAACAAAGCGATCACGCCGGACCTGACGCAGGGTACTATCCTGGCAGGGGTGACCAGGGCCAGCGTGATGGACGTACTTACTGACATGGGACTGACCGTGGAAGAACGTCCGGTATCTATAGATGAGGTGGTAGCAGCCTGGAAAGACGGTTCGCTGCGTGAAATCTTTGGTACAGGTACTGCTTCCAGCGTAGCTTATGTGGAGGAACTGCAATATAAAGAACACCAGATCCGGCTGGATACTACCAGGTATGCAGTAGGGGCTGAGTTACTGGAACGTCTGGATGCGATCCGCACAGGAAAGGCAGCCGATGTCCGTAACTGGAACTATAAAGTATCAAAACATTTATAA
- the rpsL gene encoding 30S ribosomal protein S12, with the protein MPTIQQLVRKGREIIRAKSKSRALDSCPQRRGVCTRVYTTTPKKPNSALRKVAKVRLTNKVEVIAYIPGEGHNLQEHSIVLIRGGRVKDLPGVRYHIVRGSLDTAGVKDRKQSRSKYGTKKEKAKK; encoded by the coding sequence ATGCCTACTATACAACAATTAGTAAGAAAAGGAAGAGAAATTATCCGGGCTAAATCCAAGTCCAGGGCTTTAGATAGCTGTCCACAGCGTCGTGGTGTATGTACCCGTGTGTACACAACCACTCCTAAAAAGCCTAACTCTGCGCTGCGCAAGGTTGCTAAGGTGCGTTTGACAAACAAAGTAGAGGTGATCGCTTATATCCCAGGTGAAGGTCACAACCTTCAGGAGCACTCCATCGTGCTGATCCGTGGTGGTAGGGTGAAAGATCTGCCAGGTGTTCGTTACCACATCGTTCGTGGTTCTCTGGATACTGCAGGTGTGAAAGATAGAAAGCAGAGCCGTTCCAAGTATGGTACCAAAAAGGAAAAGGCTAAGAAATAA